Proteins encoded together in one Pseudoroseomonas cervicalis window:
- a CDS encoding DUF1285 domain-containing protein, with amino-acid sequence MDEALKQSGIEQGCCLRAQAPEAVARKPARAARSGPPGRPRHECGSLDMRIAKDGSWHYKGSPIGRKELVCLFASVLKREPDGSYWLETPAERGTIEVEDAPFVAVEVFWRRCEGRQCLTFRTNLDEMVTADADHPIRVAIDPRTRQPRPYVTVRPGLEARINRAVFYELVALAEPERVQGREVLGVWSEGIFFPIDEVPAVQGAAAG; translated from the coding sequence ATGGACGAAGCATTGAAACAATCCGGGATTGAGCAGGGCTGCTGCCTGCGCGCGCAGGCCCCCGAGGCGGTGGCGCGAAAGCCCGCCAGGGCGGCGCGCTCCGGCCCGCCGGGGCGGCCGCGCCATGAATGCGGTTCGCTCGACATGCGCATCGCCAAGGATGGCAGCTGGCACTACAAGGGCAGCCCGATCGGCCGCAAGGAGCTGGTCTGCCTCTTCGCCTCCGTCCTCAAGCGCGAGCCGGATGGCAGCTACTGGCTGGAGACCCCGGCCGAGCGCGGCACGATCGAGGTGGAGGACGCCCCCTTCGTCGCCGTCGAGGTGTTCTGGCGCCGCTGCGAGGGGCGGCAATGCCTGACCTTCCGCACCAATCTGGACGAGATGGTCACGGCGGATGCCGACCACCCGATCCGCGTCGCCATCGACCCGCGCACCCGCCAGCCGCGCCCCTATGTGACGGTGCGCCCCGGGCTGGAGGCCCGCATCAACCGCGCCGTCTTCTACGAGCTGGTGGCGCTGGCCGAGCCCGAGCGGGTGCAGGGCCGCGAGGTGCTGGGCGTCTGGAGCGAGGGCATCTTCTTCCCGATCGACGAGGTGCCGGCGGTGCAGGGCGCGGCCGCCGGGTGA
- a CDS encoding DUF2064 domain-containing protein has translation MRNDTLLIFAAAPRLGVVKRRLARGIGPVAALRFHRAQLAQMARGPGRDRRWRTILALAPIGGGGLPGWLLRGFPRRGAQGPGDLGQRLARCTARHPGRVVVIGSDIPGITADDIAAAFRALGRADAVFGPAEDGGFWLAGLAPRRPARPFGAVRWDSEHALADTLANFAGRRIALLRTLRDIDTAEDLLALRQDRRAWTGLRRLRARPAPPRRAERKRKR, from the coding sequence ATGAGGAACGACACGCTGCTGATCTTCGCCGCCGCGCCGCGGCTCGGGGTGGTGAAGCGCCGGCTGGCCAGGGGCATCGGCCCGGTGGCGGCGCTGCGCTTCCACCGCGCGCAGCTGGCGCAGATGGCGCGCGGCCCGGGGCGGGACCGGCGCTGGCGCACCATCCTGGCGCTGGCGCCCATCGGCGGCGGCGGGCTGCCCGGCTGGCTGCTGCGCGGCTTCCCGCGGCGCGGGGCGCAGGGCCCGGGCGATCTCGGCCAGCGGCTGGCGCGCTGCACCGCGCGGCATCCGGGCCGTGTCGTGGTCATCGGCAGCGACATTCCCGGCATCACGGCCGACGACATCGCCGCCGCCTTCCGCGCGCTGGGCCGCGCCGATGCGGTGTTCGGCCCGGCCGAGGATGGCGGCTTCTGGCTGGCCGGGCTGGCGCCGCGCCGCCCCGCCCGCCCCTTCGGCGCGGTGCGCTGGGACAGCGAGCACGCGCTGGCCGACACGCTGGCCAATTTCGCCGGCCGGCGCATCGCCCTGCTGCGCACGCTGCGCGACATCGACACGGCGGAGGACCTGCTGGCGCTGCGGCAGGATCGCCGCGCCTGGACCGGGCTGCGCCGGCTGCGCGCCCGCCCCGCGCCGCCGCGCCGCGCCGAGCGCAAGCGGAAGCGCTGA
- the moaB gene encoding molybdenum cofactor biosynthesis protein B gives MPIDESRRFLPVSIAVLTVSDTRDLASDRSGALLAERIEGAGHRLHSRQIVRDEVDAIEAVLRGWIADPEVDVGITTGGTGITGRDVTPEAFDRVLEKRIEGFGELFRMLSYQKIGTSTMQSRAIGGVAGGTYLFALPGSSGAVKDGWDDILRFQLDARHRPCNLVELMPRLQEHLR, from the coding sequence ATGCCGATCGATGAATCGCGTCGCTTCCTGCCGGTCTCCATCGCGGTGCTGACCGTCTCCGACACCCGCGACCTGGCGAGCGACCGCTCCGGCGCGCTGCTGGCCGAGCGGATCGAGGGCGCCGGGCACCGGCTGCACAGCCGTCAGATCGTGCGCGACGAGGTGGATGCGATCGAGGCGGTGCTGCGCGGCTGGATCGCCGACCCGGAGGTGGATGTCGGCATCACCACCGGCGGCACCGGCATCACCGGCCGCGACGTGACGCCGGAGGCCTTCGACCGGGTGCTGGAGAAGCGGATCGAGGGCTTCGGCGAGCTGTTCCGCATGCTGAGCTACCAGAAGATCGGCACCTCGACGATGCAGTCGCGCGCCATTGGCGGGGTCGCGGGCGGCACCTACCTGTTCGCGCTGCCGGGTTCCTCGGGCGCGGTGAAGGATGGCTGGGACGACATCCTTCGGTTCCAGCTGGATGCCCGCCACCGCCCCTGCAACCTGGTCGAGCTGATGCCCCGCCTGCAGGAACATCTGCGCTAA
- a CDS encoding CoA pyrophosphatase — translation MSGAASRPAGAGFALDPEELTRRLSDPARLRWLAERVASEDRALGEQPLDSAAGPATLGKPSAVLVPVVLGPRPSLLLTLRAAKLSSHAGQVSFPGGRIEPGENPEQAALREAAEEIGLDPRLPRLLGRLPGHVTGTGYHVTPVLALLEPPLNILPSPDEVEQAFEYDLAALLDPALPERRTAIWKGERRSFYVWPHATHYVWGATAAIMRNLALLLRHPDAA, via the coding sequence GTGAGCGGCGCCGCCTCCCGCCCCGCCGGGGCCGGTTTCGCGCTGGACCCGGAAGAGCTGACCCGCCGCCTCTCCGACCCGGCCCGGCTGCGCTGGCTGGCCGAGCGCGTGGCGTCCGAGGACCGCGCGCTGGGCGAGCAGCCGCTGGACAGCGCCGCCGGCCCGGCCACCCTGGGGAAGCCGTCCGCCGTGCTGGTGCCGGTGGTGCTGGGCCCGCGCCCGAGCCTGCTGCTGACGCTGCGCGCCGCGAAGCTCTCCAGCCATGCCGGGCAGGTCTCCTTCCCCGGCGGCCGCATCGAGCCGGGCGAGAACCCCGAGCAGGCGGCCCTGCGCGAGGCGGCGGAGGAGATCGGCCTGGATCCGCGCCTGCCGCGCCTGCTCGGCCGGCTGCCCGGCCATGTGACCGGCACCGGCTATCACGTGACGCCGGTGCTGGCGCTGCTGGAGCCGCCGCTGAACATCCTCCCCTCGCCGGATGAGGTGGAGCAGGCCTTCGAATACGATCTCGCCGCGCTGCTCGACCCGGCGCTGCCGGAGCGCCGCACGGCGATCTGGAAGGGCGAGCGGCGCAGCTTCTATGTCTGGCCGCATGCCACCCATTACGTCTGGGGCGCGACGGCGGCGATCATGCGCAACCTGGCCCTGCTGCTGCGGCATCCCGACGCGGCCTGA
- a CDS encoding diguanylate cyclase, which produces MPEAAGQDIREALRRLRAEGVARLGERVAGLQQGWAALMPPPWDEPARQTLGELAASAHRLAGAGGTFGFPALSAAAAPLELLLLGLREEAAPRADRLRQVERLIEAVRQAWMAGPDPAAEAAAEGAAAPAPDAAEPLYLFAEKEGQAGLSTLFAHLGYAVLRLPDGVLPGGALPEGTRLAGAVVDDSVPDALIACRHFAARCPVVLLSAETGFAARLAAARAGVEAVVPKPADLNELADWLDQFAGPRHESPASILVVDDDSLLAEAYALALRQAGMQVTTVSAPEQAIDAMAAINPDLVLMDMQMPGVEGIELARIIRQSRRSLSLPILFLSAEQDEQRQILARRLGGDDFIPKPVDLDRLATLVRLRAERARALRAMMDTDSLTGLLNHARFKDRLELELLRAWREGQTLSLALIDLDHFKSVNDTHGHLMGDRVIRGLARSLQRRLRRTDLLGRYGGEEFAVLLLNTPPEAARGLIDAIRSRFAATVFETGTAPLRVSFSAGIAGLPPEGSGEAGGAAEAMISAADAALYAAKRAGRNQVALAEPQEVSRHADR; this is translated from the coding sequence ATGCCTGAGGCGGCCGGGCAGGATATCCGCGAGGCACTGCGGCGGCTGCGCGCCGAGGGTGTCGCGCGGCTGGGCGAGCGGGTCGCCGGGCTGCAGCAGGGCTGGGCGGCGCTGATGCCGCCGCCCTGGGACGAGCCGGCGCGGCAGACGCTGGGCGAGCTGGCGGCCTCGGCGCACCGGCTGGCCGGCGCCGGCGGCACCTTCGGCTTCCCCGCCCTCTCCGCCGCCGCGGCGCCGCTGGAGCTGCTGCTGCTCGGCCTGCGCGAGGAGGCGGCGCCGCGCGCCGACCGGCTGCGCCAGGTGGAGCGGCTGATCGAGGCGGTGCGCCAGGCCTGGATGGCCGGCCCCGACCCGGCGGCCGAGGCCGCCGCCGAGGGCGCCGCCGCCCCCGCCCCGGATGCCGCCGAGCCGCTCTACCTCTTCGCCGAGAAGGAGGGGCAGGCGGGGCTGTCCACACTGTTCGCGCATCTGGGCTATGCGGTGCTGCGGCTGCCGGACGGGGTGCTGCCGGGCGGCGCGCTGCCCGAGGGCACGCGGCTGGCCGGCGCCGTGGTCGATGATTCGGTGCCGGACGCGCTGATCGCCTGCCGGCATTTCGCGGCGCGCTGCCCGGTGGTGCTGCTCTCGGCCGAGACCGGCTTCGCCGCCCGCCTCGCCGCCGCCCGCGCGGGCGTGGAGGCGGTGGTGCCGAAGCCCGCCGACCTGAACGAGCTGGCCGACTGGCTGGACCAGTTCGCCGGGCCGCGGCATGAGAGCCCGGCCTCGATCCTGGTGGTCGATGATGATTCGCTGCTGGCCGAGGCCTATGCGCTGGCGCTGCGCCAGGCGGGCATGCAGGTCACCACCGTCTCGGCCCCCGAGCAGGCGATCGACGCCATGGCCGCCATCAACCCCGACCTGGTGCTGATGGACATGCAGATGCCGGGGGTGGAGGGGATCGAGCTGGCGCGCATCATCCGCCAGAGCCGGCGCAGCCTGTCGCTGCCGATCCTGTTCCTCTCGGCCGAGCAGGATGAGCAGCGGCAGATCCTGGCGCGGCGCCTCGGCGGCGACGACTTCATCCCGAAGCCGGTGGATCTGGACCGGCTGGCGACGCTGGTGCGGCTGCGCGCCGAGCGCGCCCGGGCGCTGCGCGCCATGATGGACACGGACAGCCTGACCGGGCTGCTGAACCATGCCCGCTTCAAGGACCGGCTGGAGCTGGAGCTGCTGCGCGCCTGGCGCGAGGGGCAGACGCTGAGCCTGGCGCTGATCGACCTCGACCATTTCAAGTCGGTCAACGACACGCATGGCCATCTGATGGGCGACCGGGTGATCCGCGGCCTGGCGCGCAGCCTGCAGCGGCGGCTGCGCCGCACCGATCTGCTCGGCCGCTATGGCGGGGAGGAGTTCGCGGTGCTGCTGCTGAACACCCCGCCCGAGGCGGCGCGCGGCCTGATCGACGCCATCCGCAGCCGCTTCGCCGCGACCGTGTTCGAGACCGGGACGGCGCCGCTGCGGGTCAGCTTCAGCGCCGGCATCGCCGGGCTGCCGCCGGAGGGGAGCGGCGAGGCTGGCGGCGCGGCCGAGGCGATGATATCGGCGGCCGATGCGGCGCTGTATGCCGCGAAGCGGGCCGGCCGCAACCAGGTGGCGCTGGCCGAGCCGCAGGAGGTCTCCCGCCATGCCGATCGATGA
- a CDS encoding sulfite exporter TauE/SafE family protein has product MLPDPMALAVTLGAALAAGLARGFSGFGAALIFIPLASAALGPQLAAPVLLLVDNVTALPMLPPAWRRADRGQALSLAAGALAGAPAGAWLLLHLPPETLRWGICALAAAMLLLLASGWRYGGRPALPLSLGVGAASGLCSGAAQLGGPPVVAYWLGGAIPAAQVRANLVLFFACSGAISAAVYLAGGLLGLQAALLAALVAPPYAFGIWVGSRLFGLASEAGFRRACFLLIGLAALLGLPLWDGLR; this is encoded by the coding sequence ATGCTGCCCGATCCGATGGCGCTGGCGGTCACGCTGGGCGCGGCCCTGGCCGCCGGGCTGGCGCGCGGCTTTTCCGGCTTCGGCGCGGCGCTGATCTTCATCCCGCTGGCCAGCGCGGCGCTGGGGCCGCAGCTGGCGGCGCCGGTGCTGCTGCTGGTCGACAATGTCACCGCCCTGCCGATGCTGCCGCCGGCCTGGCGCCGGGCGGATCGCGGCCAGGCGCTGTCGCTGGCGGCCGGCGCGCTGGCCGGCGCCCCGGCCGGGGCCTGGCTGCTGCTGCATCTGCCGCCGGAGACGCTGCGCTGGGGCATCTGCGCCCTGGCGGCGGCGATGCTGCTGCTGCTGGCCTCAGGCTGGCGCTATGGCGGAAGGCCGGCGCTGCCGCTGTCGCTCGGCGTCGGCGCGGCGTCCGGGCTGTGCTCGGGGGCGGCGCAGCTGGGCGGGCCGCCGGTGGTGGCCTATTGGCTGGGCGGCGCCATCCCGGCGGCGCAGGTGCGCGCCAATCTGGTGCTGTTCTTCGCCTGCAGCGGCGCCATCAGCGCGGCGGTGTATCTGGCGGGCGGGCTGCTCGGGCTGCAGGCGGCGCTGCTGGCCGCGCTGGTGGCGCCGCCCTATGCCTTCGGCATCTGGGTGGGCAGCCGGCTGTTCGGCCTGGCCAGCGAGGCCGGCTTCCGCCGCGCCTGCTTCCTGCTGATCGGGCTGGCGGCGCTGCTCGGCCTGCCGCTGTGGGACGGGCTGCGCTGA
- a CDS encoding MoxR family ATPase, producing the protein MVEVADPIDPNILISEVEALGTRLARVRQAVGRVIFGQPEVVEQVLITILSGGHVLLVGVPGLGKTRLVETLGTVLGLAESRVQFTPDLMPADILGSEVLEEGEGGKRAFRFIQGPVFCQLLMADEINRASPRTQSALLQAMQERKVAMGGTTHLLPAPFHVLATQNPIEQEGTYPLPEAQLDRFLLEVEVTYPDEAAERAMLLATTGAAEAKPEPAMSAAELIAAQALIRRIPVSEAVLDAILKLVRGARPETATLPAVQQHLAWGPGPRAAQALMLACRARAVLDGRLAPSVEDVIALAEPVLRHRMALNFSARADGVKLADVIGALKASLG; encoded by the coding sequence ATGGTTGAAGTGGCGGACCCCATCGATCCGAACATCCTCATCTCGGAGGTCGAGGCGCTGGGGACGCGATTGGCCCGGGTGCGCCAGGCGGTGGGCCGCGTGATCTTCGGCCAGCCCGAGGTGGTGGAGCAGGTGCTGATCACCATCCTCTCCGGCGGCCATGTGCTGCTGGTGGGCGTGCCGGGCCTGGGCAAGACCCGGCTGGTGGAGACGCTGGGCACCGTGCTGGGCCTGGCCGAGAGCCGCGTGCAGTTCACCCCCGATCTGATGCCGGCCGACATCCTGGGCAGCGAGGTGCTGGAGGAGGGCGAGGGCGGGAAACGCGCCTTCCGCTTCATCCAGGGCCCGGTTTTCTGTCAGCTGCTGATGGCGGATGAGATCAACCGCGCCAGCCCGCGCACCCAATCCGCCCTGCTGCAGGCGATGCAGGAGCGGAAGGTGGCGATGGGCGGCACCACCCATCTGCTGCCCGCCCCCTTCCATGTGCTGGCGACGCAGAACCCGATCGAGCAGGAAGGCACCTACCCGCTGCCCGAGGCGCAGCTCGACCGCTTCCTGCTGGAGGTCGAGGTGACCTATCCGGACGAGGCGGCGGAGCGCGCCATGCTGCTGGCCACCACCGGCGCCGCCGAGGCGAAGCCCGAGCCCGCCATGAGCGCCGCCGAGCTGATCGCCGCCCAGGCGCTGATCCGCCGCATCCCGGTCAGCGAGGCGGTGCTGGACGCCATCCTGAAGCTGGTGCGCGGCGCCCGGCCGGAGACCGCCACCCTGCCGGCCGTGCAGCAGCACCTGGCCTGGGGGCCGGGGCCGCGCGCGGCGCAGGCGCTGATGCTGGCCTGCCGGGCGCGGGCCGTGCTCGATGGCCGCCTGGCGCCGAGTGTCGAGGATGTGATCGCCCTGGCCGAGCCGGTGCTGCGCCACCGCATGGCGCTGAATTTCTCCGCCCGCGCCGATGGGGTGAAGCTCGCGGACGTGATCGGCGCGCTGAAGGCCAGCCTTGGCTGA
- a CDS encoding response regulator, with protein sequence MASRSLRIRLLTYAASGALLALFAGGGFVALRVINDGRTQREAMDASHRAVTLMLELRNSVFEMVGARNVTLSTPGIEAESLFRPVVTRLRAQLERLRSMTQETEEERQATEALDRGVQGLVTRLEASLRLERSAGLDYAMLLREANGDRSRLTAQIDAMIQAEREELAAFNQHYLTRVEQIRTVMLLLVLVAAILAVAAVWGLHRYLTSSTRSYDALAEANRASGEANRQLTDERSRLQSILDHASDPILLVDGDECIQLANAAAAQQFRMPQEALPGLRIRSLVPGYGVRQGEVQARRADGTVFPAELSVGPTAEGASVCILRDVTERHRLDALKSEFVSTVSHELRTPLTSIRASLGLVMGGVAGTLPEPVRELLDIAAKNAERLVLLVNDILDIEKIESGRLDFQRERVSARALLQQAVAANAAYGAQFEVRFELDEGTEDALVYADVQRIQQVLANLLSNAAKFSPRGGVVEVSLGVDAGNAIFRVRDHGRGIPPEFRNRIFQRFAQADSSDARQKGGTGLGLSISKAIIEHHAGSIGFEDAEGGGTVFCFSLPRLVERLSQPLPASPAGRRRALIVEDDADIARLLRHMLDGYGWDSEVARDAREAFAWLDRARFDAMTLDLMLPEEDGLSLFRRLRRREDGRALPVVVISATADHGRRVLNGDAVGVVDWLDKPIDPARLRQALRAALRPGGGPACVLHVEDDPDIRRVVSAVMGDEARMVPARSLAEARAALAEDGPFALVVIDVGLPDGSGLDLLHELRALQPPPPVLIFSASDMDARTTRSVAAALVKSRTDNQALQGTILQLIEGAPAPDGRSSHPTTEPRA encoded by the coding sequence ATGGCCTCGCGTTCGCTGCGAATCCGCCTCCTCACCTATGCCGCTTCGGGGGCGTTGCTGGCGCTCTTCGCGGGCGGCGGCTTCGTGGCCCTGCGGGTCATCAATGACGGCCGCACCCAGCGCGAGGCGATGGATGCCAGCCACCGCGCCGTCACCCTGATGCTGGAGCTGCGCAACAGCGTCTTCGAGATGGTGGGGGCGCGCAACGTCACCCTCTCCACCCCGGGGATCGAGGCGGAATCGCTGTTCCGCCCCGTCGTCACCCGGCTGCGGGCGCAGCTGGAGCGGCTGCGCAGCATGACCCAGGAGACCGAGGAGGAGCGCCAGGCCACCGAGGCGCTGGATCGCGGCGTGCAGGGGCTGGTGACGCGGCTCGAGGCCTCGCTGCGGCTGGAGCGCTCGGCCGGGCTCGACTACGCCATGCTGCTGCGCGAGGCGAATGGCGACCGCAGCCGGCTGACCGCGCAGATCGACGCGATGATCCAGGCCGAGCGCGAGGAGCTGGCCGCCTTCAACCAGCACTACCTGACGCGGGTCGAGCAGATCCGCACGGTGATGCTGCTGCTGGTGCTGGTGGCGGCGATCCTGGCGGTGGCGGCGGTCTGGGGGCTGCACCGCTACCTCACCAGCTCGACCCGCAGCTATGACGCGCTGGCCGAGGCCAACCGCGCCAGCGGCGAGGCCAACCGCCAGCTGACGGATGAGCGCAGCCGGCTGCAATCCATCCTCGACCATGCCAGCGACCCGATCCTGCTGGTCGATGGCGATGAATGCATCCAGCTGGCCAATGCCGCCGCGGCGCAGCAATTCCGCATGCCGCAGGAGGCGCTGCCCGGCCTGCGCATCCGCAGCCTGGTGCCCGGCTATGGCGTGCGCCAGGGCGAGGTGCAGGCCAGGCGCGCCGATGGCACCGTCTTCCCCGCCGAGCTCTCCGTCGGCCCGACGGCCGAGGGCGCCTCGGTCTGCATCCTGCGCGACGTGACCGAGCGGCACCGGCTGGACGCGCTGAAGAGCGAGTTCGTCTCCACCGTCAGCCATGAGCTGCGCACGCCGCTGACCTCGATCCGCGCCTCGCTCGGCCTGGTGATGGGCGGCGTCGCCGGCACCCTGCCCGAGCCGGTGCGCGAGCTGCTCGACATCGCCGCCAAGAATGCCGAGCGGCTGGTGCTGCTGGTCAACGACATCCTCGACATCGAGAAGATCGAGAGCGGCCGGCTCGACTTCCAGCGCGAGCGGGTCTCGGCCCGCGCCCTGCTGCAGCAGGCGGTCGCCGCCAACGCCGCCTATGGCGCGCAGTTCGAGGTGCGCTTCGAGCTGGATGAGGGCACCGAGGACGCGCTGGTCTATGCCGATGTGCAGCGCATCCAGCAGGTGCTGGCCAATCTCCTGTCCAACGCCGCCAAATTCTCGCCGCGCGGCGGGGTGGTCGAGGTGTCGCTCGGCGTCGATGCCGGCAATGCCATCTTCCGGGTGCGCGACCATGGCCGCGGCATCCCGCCGGAATTCCGCAACCGCATCTTCCAGCGCTTCGCCCAGGCGGATTCCTCGGATGCGCGGCAGAAGGGCGGCACCGGGCTCGGGCTCTCGATCAGCAAGGCGATCATCGAGCACCATGCCGGCAGCATCGGCTTCGAGGATGCCGAGGGCGGCGGCACCGTCTTCTGCTTCTCGCTGCCGCGGCTGGTGGAGCGGCTGTCGCAGCCGCTGCCGGCCAGCCCGGCCGGGCGCCGCCGCGCGCTGATCGTCGAGGATGACGCCGACATCGCCCGGCTGCTGCGCCACATGCTGGACGGCTATGGCTGGGACAGCGAGGTGGCGCGCGACGCGCGCGAGGCCTTCGCCTGGCTCGACCGCGCCCGTTTCGACGCCATGACGCTCGACCTGATGCTGCCGGAGGAGGACGGGCTGTCGCTGTTCCGCCGGCTGCGCCGGCGCGAGGATGGCCGCGCCCTGCCGGTGGTGGTGATCTCGGCCACCGCCGACCATGGGCGGCGGGTGCTGAATGGCGACGCGGTCGGCGTGGTGGACTGGCTGGACAAGCCGATCGACCCGGCGCGGCTGCGCCAGGCGCTGCGCGCCGCGCTCCGCCCCGGCGGCGGCCCGGCCTGCGTGCTGCATGTCGAGGATGACCCGGATATCCGCCGCGTCGTCTCCGCCGTGATGGGCGACGAGGCGCGCATGGTCCCCGCCCGCAGCCTGGCCGAGGCGCGCGCGGCGCTGGCCGAGGACGGTCCCTTCGCCCTGGTGGTGATCGATGTCGGCCTGCCGGATGGCAGCGGCCTCGACCTGCTGCACGAGCTGCGCGCGCTGCAGCCGCCGCCGCCGGTGCTGATCTTCTCGGCCAGCGACATGGATGCGCGCACCACGCGCAGCGTCGCCGCCGCGCTGGTGAAGAGCCGCACCGACAACCAGGCCCTGCAGGGCACCATCCTGCAGCTGATCGAAGGCGCCCCGGCCCCCGATGGCCGGTCGTCGCACCCCACCACGGAGCCCCGGGCATGA
- a CDS encoding response regulator produces the protein MSEAALSRILYVEDDADVRHLASFALKAVGGFTVEACASGEEALARAEGFAPQLLLLDVMMPGMDGPTTLERLRTLPGLATTPAIFMTAKVQPQEVARYRALGSLDVISKPFDPMTLPAALREIWARRDA, from the coding sequence ATGAGCGAGGCCGCGCTGTCGCGCATCCTGTATGTCGAGGACGATGCCGATGTCCGCCACCTGGCCAGCTTCGCGCTGAAGGCGGTGGGCGGCTTCACGGTGGAGGCCTGCGCCTCGGGCGAGGAGGCGCTGGCCCGCGCCGAGGGCTTCGCGCCGCAGCTGCTGCTGCTCGACGTGATGATGCCGGGCATGGACGGGCCGACCACGCTCGAGAGGCTGCGCACCCTGCCCGGCCTGGCCACCACGCCGGCGATCTTCATGACCGCCAAGGTGCAGCCGCAGGAGGTGGCGCGCTACCGGGCGCTCGGCAGCCTCGACGTCATCTCCAAGCCCTTCGACCCGATGACCCTGCCGGCGGCGCTGCGCGAGATCTGGGCGCGGCGCGATGCCTGA
- a CDS encoding PA0069 family radical SAM protein → MPDGSIRAAATTLLDGARKGRGATSNPAVRFDRLALEAFDDGWQTLEEAFGALPPLPTTLTRDAARSAIAWNSSPDVGFDRAVNPYRGCEHGCVYCYARPSHAYLGLSPGLDFETKLQFKPEIGALLEKELRKPGYVPRPIALGSNTDPYQPVERRLKLTRTVLEVLERFGHPVTIVTKSAGVLRDLDILQRLAARRLVRVCLSVTTLDPALARILEPRAATPARRLDALARLSEAGVPTAVLAAPMIPAVNDMELERILERAASAGATRGGYVLLRLPLEIAGLFEDWLREHMPDRADKVLSLVRQTRGGRVYDSDFAQRMSGTGPYAEMLARRFRVAAQRLGLGKREGEGLDCSAFCPPEDLSLPKQLALF, encoded by the coding sequence ATGCCGGATGGCAGCATCCGCGCCGCCGCCACCACGCTGCTGGACGGGGCGCGCAAGGGCCGTGGCGCCACCAGCAACCCGGCCGTGCGCTTCGACCGGCTGGCGCTGGAAGCCTTCGACGATGGCTGGCAGACGCTGGAAGAGGCCTTCGGCGCGCTGCCGCCCCTGCCCACCACCCTGACGCGCGACGCCGCGCGCTCCGCCATCGCCTGGAACAGCTCCCCCGATGTCGGCTTCGACCGCGCGGTGAACCCCTATCGCGGCTGCGAGCATGGCTGCGTCTATTGCTACGCCCGGCCCAGCCACGCCTATCTCGGCCTCTCCCCCGGGCTGGATTTCGAGACCAAGCTGCAGTTCAAGCCGGAGATCGGCGCGCTGCTGGAGAAGGAGCTGCGCAAGCCCGGCTATGTGCCGCGCCCCATCGCGCTCGGCTCCAACACCGACCCCTACCAGCCGGTGGAGCGCCGACTGAAGCTGACCCGCACCGTGCTGGAGGTGCTGGAGCGCTTCGGCCACCCCGTCACCATCGTCACCAAATCGGCCGGCGTGCTGCGCGACCTCGACATCCTGCAGCGCCTGGCGGCGCGGCGGCTGGTGCGGGTCTGCCTCTCCGTCACCACCCTCGACCCGGCGCTGGCCCGCATCCTGGAGCCGCGCGCGGCAACGCCGGCCCGCCGGCTGGACGCGCTGGCCCGGCTGTCGGAGGCCGGCGTGCCCACCGCCGTGCTGGCTGCGCCGATGATCCCGGCGGTGAACGACATGGAGCTGGAGCGCATCCTGGAACGCGCCGCCAGCGCCGGCGCGACGCGCGGCGGCTACGTCCTGCTGCGCCTGCCGCTGGAGATCGCCGGCCTGTTCGAGGATTGGCTGCGCGAGCACATGCCCGACCGCGCCGACAAGGTGCTCTCCCTGGTGCGGCAGACCCGCGGCGGGCGCGTCTATGACAGCGATTTCGCCCAGCGCATGTCCGGCACCGGCCCCTATGCCGAGATGCTGGCGCGGCGCTTCCGCGTCGCGGCGCAGAGGCTGGGGCTGGGGAAGCGGGAGGGCGAGGGGCTCGATTGCTCGGCCTTCTGCCCGCCGGAGGATCTCAGCCTGCCGAAGCAGCTGGCGTTGTTCTGA